One window from the genome of Malus domestica chromosome 01, GDT2T_hap1 encodes:
- the LOC103406235 gene encoding auxin-responsive protein SAUR32-like has protein sequence MGSGERSQRNFHLHLPHLHHHHHHHGGKKQVIRDVPKGCLAIKVGQGEEQQRFVVPVIYFNHPLFIQLLKEAEEEYGFDQKGTITIPCHVEEFRSVQGMIDREKSLHHHHHHHHHYHVGCFRV, from the coding sequence ATGGGTAGCGGAGAGAGAAGTCAGAGAAATTTCCATCTGCACCTGCCGCAtcttcaccaccaccaccatcatcacgGTGGGAAGAAACAAGTGATTAGAGATGTTCCAAAAGGGTGTTTGGCAATCAAGGTGGGCCAGGGCGAAGAGCAACAGAGGTTTGTAGTTCCTGTGATCTACTTCAATCACCCACTCTTCATACAGCTCTTGAAGGAAGCCGAGGAAGAGTATGGGTTTGATCAGAAGGGCACCATCACCATCCCTTGCCATGTGGAGGAGTTTAGGTCCGTCCAAGGCATGATCGATAGGGAGAAGTccctccaccaccatcaccaccaccaccaccattaccaTGTCGGGTGCTTTAGGGTTTGA
- the LOC139197288 gene encoding uncharacterized protein — protein sequence MAVSIPIVAIVTSLHLIAFIFAVGTERRRSTAKIVPDEYDERTYCVYGTDASTVYGLAAFGLLAVSQTVLNVVTRCLCCGKGLVTGSSTTWTVFFFVFSWTTFLGAEACLLAGSAKNAYHTKYRGIFKVDDLSCATLRKGMFAAGTVLTLLSLAGSSLYYWAHSKADTGETESVFSDQGRGRIEDFILSLPFPDHPCSSSSSSQASSQGPQDTP from the coding sequence ATGGCAGTCTCGATACCCATAGTCGCCATCGTTACCTCCCTCCATCTCATCGCCTTCATCTTCGCCGTCGGCACCGAACGACGCCGTAGCACGGCAAAGATAGTGCCCGATGAGTACGACGAGCGTACCTACTGCGTGTACGGCACGGATGCCTCCACGGTGTACGGACTAGCGGCGTTTGGGCTGCTTGCCGTCAGCCAGACGGTGCTTAACGTCGTCACCAGGTGTCTCTGCTGCGGCAAAGGTCTAGTCACTGGCTCCTCCACCACTTGGAccgtcttcttcttcgtcttctcctggACAACCTTTTTGGGAGCGGAGGCGTGCTTGTTGGCTGGGTCGGCAAAGAATGCATACCACACCAAGTACCGGGGAATCTTCAAAGTAGATGACTTGTCCTGTGCTACTCTGCGCAAGGGCATGTTTGCCGCCGGCACTGTTCTTACGCTGTTGTCACTGGCAGGGTCAAGCCTTTACTACTGGGCGCATTCCAAAGCTGATACTGGAGAAACGGAGAGTGTTTTCTCAGATCAAGGGCGAGGTCGGATTGAAGATTTTATCCTGTCTTTGCCGTTCCCCGACCATCCATGCTCATCATCATCGTCCTCTCAAGCCTCCTCGCAAGGTCCCCAAGACACCCCATAA